One window of Aphelocoma coerulescens isolate FSJ_1873_10779 chromosome 17, UR_Acoe_1.0, whole genome shotgun sequence genomic DNA carries:
- the CDC26 gene encoding anaphase-promoting complex subunit CDC26 has protein sequence MLRRKPTRLELKLDDIEEFESVRKELESRRKQRDEAEAAAGGEEAAAIGALGTEHKSREQLINDRIGYKPQPKAGGRTAHFGTFEF, from the exons ATGCTCCGTCGGAAGCCGACGCGGCTGGAGCTGAAGCTGGACGACATCGAGGAGTTCGAGAGCGTCCggaaggagctggag AGCCGCAGGAAGCAGCGGGACGAGGCGGAGGCAGCGGCGGGCGGCGAGGAGGCGGCGGCGATCGGAGCGCTGGGCACGGAGCACAAGAGCCGCGAGCAGCTCATCAATGACCGCATCGGGTACAAGCCGCAGCCCAAGGCCGGCGGCCGCACCGCGCACTTCGGCACCTTCGAGTTCTGA
- the SLC31A1 gene encoding high affinity copper uptake protein 1 isoform X2 has protein sequence MWWKGPTFLCAFLNRSVLKMSHHMNSSMLPTSHPPEHHHSSTTASGHGHGPDMMMMAMTFHFSCENVPLLFSGLTINSPGEMAGAFVAVFFLAMFYEGLKIARECLLRKSQVSIRYNSMPVPGPNGTILMETHKTVGQQMLSLPHLLQTVLHIIQVVVSYFLMLIFMTYNGYLCIAVAAGAGTGYFFFSWKKAVVVDITEHCH, from the exons ATGTGGTGGAAG ggtCCCACTTTTCTATGTGCCTTTCTGAACCGCTCTGTCCTCAAGATGTCTCACCACATGAACAGCTCCATGCTGCCAACCTCGCATCCTCCTGAGCATCACCACTCCTCCACCACAGCCTCAGGCCACGGTCACGGACCCGACATGATGATGATG GCCATGACTTTCCACTTCAGCTGTGAGAATGTGCCATTGCTGTTCTCTGGACTTACAATCAATTCTCCTGGAG AAATGGCTGGTGCTTTTGTGGCTGTCTTCTTCCTGGCCATGTTTTATGAAGGCCTTAAGATTGCCCGGGAGTGTCTGCTCCGTAAATCCCAAGTCAGCATCCGCTATAACTCCATGCCAGTGCCAGGCCCCAATGGCACCATCCTGATGGAGACACACAAAACCGTGGG CCAGCAGATGCTGAGCTTGCCCCACCTGCTGCAGACTGTGCTGCACATCATCCAGGTGGTGGTCAGCTACTTCCTCATGCTGATCTTCATGACCTACAACGGGTACCTCTGCATCGCCGTGGCAGCCGGAGCGGGCACCGGGTACTTCTTCTTCAGCTGGAAAAAGGCCGTGGTGGTGGATATCACAGAGCACTGCCACTAA
- the SLC31A1 gene encoding high affinity copper uptake protein 1 isoform X1 gives MPGILEESQVHPFGKEAVKVEKFARKLNKLEAVLRSPDESSVEPTARASEQSCSVCRLLLPSHSIYSTAKQKRDWAWDHKLGASGARSARGTAGPTFLCAFLNRSVLKMSHHMNSSMLPTSHPPEHHHSSTTASGHGHGPDMMMMAMTFHFSCENVPLLFSGLTINSPGEMAGAFVAVFFLAMFYEGLKIARECLLRKSQVSIRYNSMPVPGPNGTILMETHKTVGQQMLSLPHLLQTVLHIIQVVVSYFLMLIFMTYNGYLCIAVAAGAGTGYFFFSWKKAVVVDITEHCH, from the exons ATGCCCGGGATCCTGGAAGAATCACAAGTCCACCCATTTGGAAAGGAAGCAGTTAAAGTAGAAAAGTTTGCCAGGAAATTGAATAAACTAGAAGCAGTGCTTAGGTCTCCTGATGAGAGCTCAGTGGAGCCCACGGCTAGAGCCAGTGAACAGAGCTGCAGTGTCTGCAGGCTCCTGCTTCCCTCCCACTCCATTTACAGCACTGCTAAACAAAAAAGGGATTGGGCTTGGGACCACAAGCTGGGAGCCAGTGGAGCTCGGTCTGCCAGGGGCACTGCT ggtCCCACTTTTCTATGTGCCTTTCTGAACCGCTCTGTCCTCAAGATGTCTCACCACATGAACAGCTCCATGCTGCCAACCTCGCATCCTCCTGAGCATCACCACTCCTCCACCACAGCCTCAGGCCACGGTCACGGACCCGACATGATGATGATG GCCATGACTTTCCACTTCAGCTGTGAGAATGTGCCATTGCTGTTCTCTGGACTTACAATCAATTCTCCTGGAG AAATGGCTGGTGCTTTTGTGGCTGTCTTCTTCCTGGCCATGTTTTATGAAGGCCTTAAGATTGCCCGGGAGTGTCTGCTCCGTAAATCCCAAGTCAGCATCCGCTATAACTCCATGCCAGTGCCAGGCCCCAATGGCACCATCCTGATGGAGACACACAAAACCGTGGG CCAGCAGATGCTGAGCTTGCCCCACCTGCTGCAGACTGTGCTGCACATCATCCAGGTGGTGGTCAGCTACTTCCTCATGCTGATCTTCATGACCTACAACGGGTACCTCTGCATCGCCGTGGCAGCCGGAGCGGGCACCGGGTACTTCTTCTTCAGCTGGAAAAAGGCCGTGGTGGTGGATATCACAGAGCACTGCCACTAA
- the SLC31A1 gene encoding high affinity copper uptake protein 1 isoform X3 yields the protein MSHHMNSSMLPTSHPPEHHHSSTTASGHGHGPDMMMMAMTFHFSCENVPLLFSGLTINSPGEMAGAFVAVFFLAMFYEGLKIARECLLRKSQVSIRYNSMPVPGPNGTILMETHKTVGQQMLSLPHLLQTVLHIIQVVVSYFLMLIFMTYNGYLCIAVAAGAGTGYFFFSWKKAVVVDITEHCH from the exons ATGTCTCACCACATGAACAGCTCCATGCTGCCAACCTCGCATCCTCCTGAGCATCACCACTCCTCCACCACAGCCTCAGGCCACGGTCACGGACCCGACATGATGATGATG GCCATGACTTTCCACTTCAGCTGTGAGAATGTGCCATTGCTGTTCTCTGGACTTACAATCAATTCTCCTGGAG AAATGGCTGGTGCTTTTGTGGCTGTCTTCTTCCTGGCCATGTTTTATGAAGGCCTTAAGATTGCCCGGGAGTGTCTGCTCCGTAAATCCCAAGTCAGCATCCGCTATAACTCCATGCCAGTGCCAGGCCCCAATGGCACCATCCTGATGGAGACACACAAAACCGTGGG CCAGCAGATGCTGAGCTTGCCCCACCTGCTGCAGACTGTGCTGCACATCATCCAGGTGGTGGTCAGCTACTTCCTCATGCTGATCTTCATGACCTACAACGGGTACCTCTGCATCGCCGTGGCAGCCGGAGCGGGCACCGGGTACTTCTTCTTCAGCTGGAAAAAGGCCGTGGTGGTGGATATCACAGAGCACTGCCACTAA